The following proteins come from a genomic window of Diprion similis isolate iyDipSimi1 chromosome 8, iyDipSimi1.1, whole genome shotgun sequence:
- the LOC124409259 gene encoding uncharacterized protein LOC124409259: protein MKSVKPRTKTKKNNGRFGRVKFGNKESADNSNPDLSQLRKPIDISVSSLLQVTKLLEIGGEEVKCMLAYECDVVYECRVCRSLFRSLANFISHKRVYCREKFNIALFRRSHNDHIISEGAFMFDPELTEDAKCKEDDDNIRILRSQVVRDTLKKDLTSVVDMLQKKQSDEEDKDSSQFNSEPKRSKLPNRRVKLKPEMNKLNQEIILEPIDTSKNAVYQTANVVPQSSALQAADLMKAQIIELQNMIGCNTAVIYSKGETVDTNLLEKSDSPLQIYGSDEEQAENVESKSPQSLVCSVCNAKFATRKTLTYHMKSLHVSYRKCYPCPCCNSTFANTWSVYRHLFKVHRKSNEQVRKLRAQIQEKAFRKETTGAEDIEKENAMTKSLSTSLQETSNTTQEWMDHFESDLELQRCGGCGRRFDRRAALISHSQSCQKRIAACNEAATASKAKRSEKTPSPIDQPSDSQPSHKNTLERTVRSSQSTEKQVSQNTESPCIQNLVDTSNLGSEESPSELISNNETSIRVENVSRISDADWEMMGNNFGKISMNSDSFLTASSLFNKDRAVASDDELALANKVPDSPEIIFTSMDESRTVAISFGPKRRRIALLRNSSKDLSNSSGSPTVSNKIENPVKLVPPSSEKQTFSTDHMKIMENRIAMIANVRKLQCLPCHRKFTSMTNLRRHMAIHIGWNRYRCRLCDFKCFVKCDCVAHCNKVHDAKNNRAVIADMVIQIPPDQSALAQQIMMDLSNSCEGNPEPDIIEVASPPSKEADVVELTSNSNSVEYLQDKTDEKDIKLHIEKSVDKSKTEAAKEQPREPNPSKREDESGDSSQEETPQQTQSRLDKDPDLRKMVMEVIFGTAEGEPESRPDPEIHRTILESKSWKATDSATKINGDEDTRNSTEDSWKRSNNNSSTKEPKKRPTRNRVKPVNEDFIYDLTEVIRKESAIHKATGVTGTQKTFKKKQSNQQQSSGETENDPEIKSESATQASDVHKLSSACKPSSLVHSKKAEINNYINKFSLRQAEVRLHPTDGLAVLNSVGVTNAPVITPK, encoded by the exons ATGAAGTCTGTGAAACCGAgaaccaaaacaaaaaagaacaacGGCAGATTTGGGAgggtgaaatttggaaataagGAATCTGCAGATAATTCCAATCCTGACTTGTCCCAGTTGCGCAAGCCGATCGACATCAGCGTGTCGAGTTTGCTGCAAGTTACAAAATTGCTGGAAATCGGTGGTGAGGAGGTGAAATGCATGCTAGCGTACGAATGCGACGTTGTATATGAATGCAGAGTCTGCCGCAGTCTGTTCAGAAGTCTGGCCAACTTTATATCGCACAAGCGGGTTTACTGCagggaaaaatttaatatcgctCTTTTCAGACGGAGTCACAATGACCACATC ATATCGGAGGGTGCTTTTATGTTCGATCCAGAATTGACGGAGGATGCTAAATGCAAGGAAGACGACGACAACATTCGAATACTTCGCAGTCAGGTTGTCAGAGATACATTAAAGAAAGATCTCACATCTGTCGTCGACATGCTTCAGAAAAAGCAAAGCGATGAGGAGGACAAAGATTCGTCGCAGTTCAACTCTGAACCAAAGAGGTCCAAGCTACCAAATCGCCGAGTGAAGCTCAAGCCTGAAATGAATAAGTTGAACCAGGAAATCATCCTTGAGCCGATAGACACAAGCAAAAATGCTGTTTATCAGACTGCAAATGTTGTTCCTCAGTCGTCGGCGTTGCAAGCTGCCGATCTTATGAAAGCTCAG ATAATAGAGCTGCAAAACATGATTGGATGCAATACTGCAGTCATTTATTCCAAAGGTGAAACCGTGGACACAAATCTGTTAGAGAAGAGCGACAGTCCCTTGCAGATATACGGCAGCGATGAAGAGCAAGCGGAAAATGTGGAGTCAAAATCTCCTCAGAGTTTGGTGTGCTCAGTGT gTAACGCAAAGTTTGCCACCAGGAAAACGTTGACCTACCACATGAAGTCGTTGCACGTCTCGTATCGAAAATGTTATCCGTGTCCTTGCTGTAATAGTACATTTGCAAATACTTGGAGCGTGTATCGGCACCTTTTCAAAG TTCACAGAAAATCAAATGAGCAGGTGAGAAAACTCCGTGCTCAAATACAGGAAAAGGCATTCCGCAAGGAAACCACTGGAGCTGAGGATATAGAAAAGGAAAATGCCATGACAAAATCTTTGAGCACGTCGCTGCAGGAGACAAGCAATACTACTCAG GAATGGATGGACCATTTTGAGTCTGATCTAGAGCTCCAGCGCTGTGGCGGTTGCGGTCGGCGGTTTGACAGAAGAGCAGCGCTGATCTCTCACTCGCAATCGTGTCAGAAGCGAATAGCTGCCTGTAACGAAGCAGCAACAGCGAGCAAGGCGAAGAGATCAGAAAAAACTCCGTCGCCCATCGATCAACCGAGTGATAGCCAGCCGTCACATAAAAACACACTTGAACGCACCGTGAGAAGTTCCCAAAGTACTGAGAAGCAGGTTTCTCAAAATACCGAATCACCATGCATCCAGAATTTGGTCGATACCTCAAATTTGGGCTCTGAAGAATCACCTTCGGAGTTGATCAGTAATAACGAGACTTCGATACGAGTAGAGAATGTTTCCAGAATCAGCGACGCCGACTGGGAAATGATGGGGAATAATTTTGGCAAGATTTCAATGAACAGTGATTCATTTCTGACTGCCAGTTCTCTGTTCAATAAAGATCGGGCAGTCGCATCCGACGACGAACTGGCACTTGCCAACAAAGTTCCAGATTCCCCcgaaattatatttacaagCATGGACGAATCCAGGACGGTCGCGATAAGCTTCGGTCCCAAAAGGAGAAGAATAGCTCTCTTGAGAAATTCCTCAAAAGATTTATCAAACAGCTCAGGATCTCCAACTGTTTctaacaaaattgaaaatcccgTGAAATTGGTGCCACCGAGCAGTGAAaagcagacatttagcacagatcACATGAAAATAATGGAGAATCGAATAGCGATGATTGCAAATGTTCGAAAGCTACAGTGCTTGCCGTGTCATAGGAAATTTACATCGATGACAAATTTGAGGAGACACATGGCTATCCACATAGGTTGGAATCGATACCGCTGCAGACTTTGTGACTTCAAGTGTTTTGTTAAGTGCGATTGCGTAGCACATTGCAACAAAGTACACGACGCCAAGAACAATAGAGCCGTTATTGCGGATATGGTCATTCAGATCCCGCCTGATCAAAGTGCTCTTGCCCAACAAATTATGATGGATCTGTCCAATTCTTGCGAAGGTAATCCTGAACCAGATATTATCGAAGTCGCGTCACCGCCGTCCAAGGAAGCTGACGTGGTTGAACTTACAAGCAATTCCAACAGTGTCGAGTATCTGCAGGATAAAACTGATGAAAAGGATATCAAATTGCACATTGAAAAGTCAGTCGACAAGAGCAAAACTGAAGCAG CTAAAGAACAACCACGAGAACCAAATCCGAGCAAACGCGAAGATGAAAGTGGTGATTCAAGCCAGGAAGAAACACCTCAGCAAACGCAAAGCAGACTTGACAAGGATCCAGATCTTCGAAAAATGGTAATGGAAGTAATATTCGGCACGGCGGAGGGCGAACCGGAGTCGAGACCAGACCCGGAAATCCATCGGACAATATTAGAAAGCAAGAGTTGGAAAGCTACAGATTCAGCAACCAAAATTAACGGTGACGAGGATACCAGGAACAGCACAGAGGACAGTTGGAAGAGGAGCAACAATAACTCGAGTACAAAGGAGCCGAAAAAGCGGCCGACGCGAAATCGCGTGAAGCCAGTAAATGAGGATTTTATATACGACTTGACTGAGGTGATCCGCAAGGAATCTGCGATCCACAAAGCTACTGGAGTAACGGGAACCCAGAAGACATTCAAAAAGAAGCAATCAAACCAGCAGCAATCTTCCGGAGAGACCGAAAACGATCCGGAGATCAAATCAGAATCAGCCACACAAGCTTCTGATGTGCATAAATTATCATCAGCGTGTAAACCATCGTCTTTAGTGCACAGCAAAAAGgccgaaataaataattacatcaACAAATTTTCCCTGAGACAGGCTGAGGTCAGATTACATCCCACGGATGGACTGGCAGTATTGAACAGTGTTGGAGTGACGAACGCACCAGTTATCACGCCAaagtaa
- the LOC124409264 gene encoding ubiquinol-cytochrome-c reductase complex assembly factor 1 isoform X1, with translation MNSLSRRILLARVTSSLLAPRSNPRQITPTVCHLEFNYRTASTSTANEQNQNISQASDILSVDPKDSFLVRMIKKYNLFNVAENKVKYSSYLMYESIADSINYAQFFEEFNMKDTYYSWFLITELHVWMLMTRSMAEEEYGRLARNTVVEAMWGDANCRAKELWSENPAGVRMHLNELSDQFNCAIIGYDEGVNGDDKVLAGAIWRRIFQLECNDPLLVEKLLIYVRKQMKYLDSMSRKELFDKPKIKWVPLEDP, from the exons ATGAATTCCCTGTCGCGAAGAATTCTTCTGGCTCGG gTCACATCTTCGCTTCTCGCTCCGAGGTCGAATCCGAGACAAATTACCCCGACGGTTTGTCACCTCGAATTTAATTACCGAACAGCTTCGACATCCACAGCGaacgaacaaaatcaaaacataTCGCAAGCCTCGGATATCCTGAGTGTCGATCCTAAGGATAGCTTCCTTGTGAGGATGATCAAGAAGTACAATCTATTTAATGTGGCTGAAAAT AAAGTCAAATACAGCAGTTACCTAATGTATGAATCTATAGCAGACAGTATCAATTATGCTCAATTTTTCGAAG AATTTAATATGAAAGACACATATTATTCATGGTTTTTAATAACAGAGCTGCACGTATGGATGTTGATGACAAGATCGATGGCTGAAGAAGAATATGGTAGACTAGCTAGAAATACTGTAGTTGAGGCGATGTGGGGAGATGCCAATTGTAGAGCTAAGGAATTATGG AGTGAAAATCCAGCTGGCGTTAGGATGCATCTCAACGAATTGTCGGATCAATTCAACTGCGCTATAATCGGATACGACGAGGGAGTCAATGGGGATGACAAAGTATTGGCTGGAGCAATATGGcgaagaatatttcaattagAATGTAACGATCCCCTGCTTGTAGAGAAATTATTAATCTATGTCAGAAAGCAG ATGAAATATCTCGACAGTATGTCGAGAAAGGAGTTATTTGATAAACCTAAGATCAAGTGGGTGCCCCTCGAGGATCCTTAA
- the LOC124409264 gene encoding ubiquinol-cytochrome-c reductase complex assembly factor 1 isoform X2, which yields MTASFVTINLQVTSSLLAPRSNPRQITPTVCHLEFNYRTASTSTANEQNQNISQASDILSVDPKDSFLVRMIKKYNLFNVAENKVKYSSYLMYESIADSINYAQFFEEFNMKDTYYSWFLITELHVWMLMTRSMAEEEYGRLARNTVVEAMWGDANCRAKELWSENPAGVRMHLNELSDQFNCAIIGYDEGVNGDDKVLAGAIWRRIFQLECNDPLLVEKLLIYVRKQMKYLDSMSRKELFDKPKIKWVPLEDP from the exons ATGACGGCTTCTTTTGTTACGATTAACctacaa gTCACATCTTCGCTTCTCGCTCCGAGGTCGAATCCGAGACAAATTACCCCGACGGTTTGTCACCTCGAATTTAATTACCGAACAGCTTCGACATCCACAGCGaacgaacaaaatcaaaacataTCGCAAGCCTCGGATATCCTGAGTGTCGATCCTAAGGATAGCTTCCTTGTGAGGATGATCAAGAAGTACAATCTATTTAATGTGGCTGAAAAT AAAGTCAAATACAGCAGTTACCTAATGTATGAATCTATAGCAGACAGTATCAATTATGCTCAATTTTTCGAAG AATTTAATATGAAAGACACATATTATTCATGGTTTTTAATAACAGAGCTGCACGTATGGATGTTGATGACAAGATCGATGGCTGAAGAAGAATATGGTAGACTAGCTAGAAATACTGTAGTTGAGGCGATGTGGGGAGATGCCAATTGTAGAGCTAAGGAATTATGG AGTGAAAATCCAGCTGGCGTTAGGATGCATCTCAACGAATTGTCGGATCAATTCAACTGCGCTATAATCGGATACGACGAGGGAGTCAATGGGGATGACAAAGTATTGGCTGGAGCAATATGGcgaagaatatttcaattagAATGTAACGATCCCCTGCTTGTAGAGAAATTATTAATCTATGTCAGAAAGCAG ATGAAATATCTCGACAGTATGTCGAGAAAGGAGTTATTTGATAAACCTAAGATCAAGTGGGTGCCCCTCGAGGATCCTTAA
- the LOC124409261 gene encoding sphingomyelin phosphodiesterase-like, which translates to MKLSWVFVAVATTLFVQNVMSNTISTAEERLVAAITEEVDILAKTGVVTEKLKAYLADLAFPTVKRSTDLTNYIEQRSSLTCTLCTSLVNVIMGYRKIGMAEETIISTITTLCVNLNIEGEDVCRGVIELNAPIAFYIVDHKPSLAAASVCGIVLQSSSCPLTDEEFEWTVEVDDSEPVHISSEETEETFRIVQISDPHYDPVYEAYGNAYCDEPTCCRVGQNDTNTSGAVAGYWGDYNDCDSPWYAITDTLDQIKRQEQEIEYVYFTGDIIDHGVWETTREGNIESIKKTFKQLYETFGSVPVYPIFGNHEPNPTNVFAPSDVTDDEYEVSTSWLYELSADIWIQYGWLPESTRSTILEGGYYTLSPKTGFRIIALNNNICYVYNWWLLYEPQDPSGQLKWLADTLLQAEIDGEFVHILAHVPPGTGSCQYTWGREYRKIINRFAHIIPAEFNGHSHNDEIRIIYDLENTTEAIRVAWNGGSISTYSDVNPNYKVYSVNANNYRIEDVDTWIYNLTLANETPDKNPAWFKSYSFKEQYGLEDLSLTSLNDLVLRMANNRSIISTYYGHFVKQSDPGLESGCSDSCLTNQLCKIVTAVADDSTQCDYFTSLA; encoded by the exons ATGAAGCTGTCATGGGTTTTCGTTGCTGTCGCAACAACCCTTTTCGTACAGAATGTCATGTCGAATACCATTTCTACTGCCGAAG AGAGGCTGGTAGCAGCTATCACGGAAGAAGTTGATATATTGGCAAAGACCGGAGTCGTTACAGAAAAGCTTAAGGCGTACTTAGCCGACTTGGCTTTTCCAACTGTGAAACGGAGCACTGATTTGACCAATTATATCGAACAAAGATCATCCCTTACGTGCACATTATGCACATCTCTAGTCAACGTTATTATGGGTTACCGTAAAATAGGAATGGCTGAGGAGACGATCATAAGTACAATCACCACTCTTTGTGTCAATCTGAACATTGAAGGGGAAGACGTTTGCCGTGGAGTTATAGAATTGAACGCG ccCATTGCGTTCTATATTGTCGATCACAAGCCAAGCCTTGCTGCTGCATCTGTTTGCGGCATAGTGCTTCAAAGTAGTTCTTGCCCATTGACAGACGAGGAATTTGAATGGACAGTCGAAGTTGATGACAGTGAACCTGTGCACATATCATCAGAAGAAACCGAAGAGACATTCAGGATTGTCCAAATATCTGACCCTCATTATGATCCGGTTTACGAAGCTTATGGTAACGCGTACTGTGACGAACCTACATGTTGCCGTGTAGGTCAGAATGATACAAACACAAGCGGAGCTGTTGCTGGCTATTGGGGAGATTATAACGATTGTGATTCACCTTGGTACGCTATCACAGATACGCTAGACCAGATTAAGCGTCAGGAACAA GAGATAGAGTATGTTTACTTTACCGGAGACATCATAGATCATGGAGTTTGGGAGACAACCAGAGAAGGTAACATCGAGTCcataaagaaaacatttaaGCAATTGTACGAAACCTTTGGAAGCGTACCGGTCTATCCTATTTTTGGAAACCATGAGCCAAATCCGACCAACGT GTTCGCACCTTCCGATGTCACCGACGATGAGTACGAGGTGTCCACATCATGGCTTTACGAGCTGTCAGCGGATATTTGGATACAATATGGATGGTTGCCAGAGTCAACGCGTTCCACAATTCTGGAGGGCGGTTATTACACACTATCGCCGAAAACGGGATTTAGAATCATAGCTCTGAACAACAACATCTGTTACGTTTACAACTG GTGGCTTTTGTACGAGCCGCAAGATCCGAGTGGTCAATTGAAATGGCTGGCCGATACCCTTCTGCAAGCAGAAATAGATGGAGAGTTTGTTCACATTCTGGCGCATGTGCCTCCTGGTACTGGCTCTTGCCAATACACGTGGGGAAGGGAGTATCGAAAGATCATCAACAGGTTTGCCCACATTATTCCGGCAGAGTTTAATGGACACAGCCACAATGACGAGATCCGTATTATCTATGACTTGGAAAATACAACCGAAGCTATCAGAGTGGCTTGGAATGGAGGCAGTATCTCGACGTACAGCGACGTCAATCCAAATTACAAAGTTTACTCAGTTAATGCCAACAACTAT AGAATCGAAGATGTTGACACTTGGATCTACAATTTAACTTTGGCCAATGAAACACCTGATAAAAATCCAGCCTGGTTCAAGTCTTACTCTTTTAAAGAACAGTACGGACTTGAAGATCTCTCGCTGACTTCATTGAATGACTTGGTGCTTCGAATGGCAAACAATCGTTCCATTATCTCAACTTACTACGG TCATTTTGTGAAACAATCCGACCCGGGACTGGAGAGCGGCTGCAGCGATAGTTGCCTCACTAATCAACTCTGCAAGATTGTTACTGCGGTTGCTGACGACAGTACTCAATGTGATTACTTCACCAGTTTGGCTTAA
- the LOC124409262 gene encoding 60S ribosomal export protein NMD3, with the protein MEYIEESAMPKETAAHILCCECGVPISPNPANMCVACLRTRIDITDGIPKQATLHFCKGCERYLQPPAEWIHAALESRELLSLCLKKLKGLNRVKLIDAGFIWTEPHSKRLKVKLTVHAEVMGGTVLQQVFVVEYVVNHQMCDDCHRSEAQDYWRASVQVRQKAINKKTFFYLEQLILKHKAHDQTLGIKPIHDGLDFYYANESAARKMVDFLGAVLPCRSHHSKKLISHDIHSNVYNYKFTFSVEIVPISKDSLVCLPKKLTHHLGSISPICLVYRTTNVIHLMDVSSGQIAEINATTYWRYPFNSICNPKQLTEYVVMDIEPIKEKDKKIFPGQGAVSNKHVVSDVWLVKASELGISENTVHTRTHLGYILKPGDSALGYAVGDSNINDTNFEKLDGDLIPDVILVKKFYGHDKLARRRARVWKLKHMAEEVVSMSTENNDYNEFLDELEEDPEMRQNINIFRDTSKQIPVDTDEIDPSIPQITLEEMLDDLVIDDTDMAEVYQ; encoded by the exons atggaATACATCGAAGAATCGGCTATGCCGAAAGAAACCGCGGCACACAT CTTATGCTGTGAATGCGGAGTGCCGATTTCACCAAACCCAGCCAACATGTGTGTCGCCTGTTTGCGAACAAGAATTGATATAACCGATGGTATCCCCAAACAGGCGACACTGCATTTCTGCAAGGGATGCGAAAG GTACTTGCAGCCTCCCGCTGAATGGATACACGCAGCGTTGGAATCTCGTGAGCTCCTATCTTTGTGTCTCAAGAAATTGAAGGGTTTGAATCGTGTTAAACTCATAGATGCTGGATTCATCTGGACAGAACCTCACTCAAAGAGACTTAAA GTCAAACTAACTGTTCACGCAGAGGTGATGGGTGGTACTGTTCTGCAACAAGTGTTTGTTGTCGAATACGTAGTCAATCATCAGATGTGTGACGATTGTCATCGCAGTGAGGCCCAAGATTACTGGCGTGCCTCC GTACAAGTGCGACAAAAAGcgataaataagaaaacatttttctacttAGAGCAGCTAATTTTGAAGCACAAAGCTCATGATCAGACATTGGGCATCAAGCCGATTCACG ATGGTCTGGATTTTTACTATGCCAATGAAAGTGCAGCTCGAAAGATGGTCGATTTCCTGGGTGCAGTATTGCCTTGTCGCTCTCATCActcaaagaaattaatttcacacgATATTCATAGTAACGTTTATAACTACAAGTTCACATTCAG TGTAGAAATTGTACCCATATCGAAAGACAGCCTGGTGTGTCTGCCTAAGAAATTAACACATCACTTGGGAAGCATCAGTCCGATCTGTCTTGTTTACAGAACAACCAACGTTATTCATCTCATGGATGTTTCATCAGGACAAA tCGCAGAAATTAATGCCACAACATATTGGCGATATCCGTTCAACAGTATCTGCAACCCGAAGCAGCTTACAGAGTACGTGGTGATGGATATTGAGCCGATAaaagagaaagataaaaaaatatttcctggACAAGGCGCAGTATCTAATAAG CATGTTGTATCTGACGTTTGGCTCGTCAAAGCTTCAGAACTTGGAATAAGTGAGAACACTGTTCACACGCGAACGCATTTGGGATACATCCTAAAACCAGGTGATTCTGCTCTCGG CTACGCAGTAGGAGACAGCAACATAAATGatacaaatttcgaaaaactagATGGAGATTTGATCCCTGACGTAATTCTAGTGAAAAAGTTCTATGGCCACGATAAATTGGCACGCCGTCGAGCCAGAGTGTGGAAACTGAAACACATGGCTGAAGAGGTGGTCAGCATGAGCACGGAGAACAA TGATTACAACGAGTTCTTGGATGAATTGGAAGAAGACCCAGAAATGAGacagaatataaatatattccgAGACACCAGCAAGCAAATCCCCGTAGACACAGACGAAATAGATCCAAGCATTCCACAAATTACTCTCGAAGAAATGCTTGACGATCTTGTGATAGATGATACCGACATGGCTGAGGTCTATCAATGA